In Liquorilactobacillus hordei DSM 19519, the following proteins share a genomic window:
- a CDS encoding DAK2 domain-containing protein, giving the protein MKVTEITETHFRKMVAVSSKRLSNNAEFINSLNVFPVPDGDTGTNMSLSFVSGAKYVSESTTDNVGSLTVALAKGLLMGARGNSGVILSQIFRGFYKSAEKKATLNATDLAAALTAGVETAYKAVMKPTEGTILTVAREAAKAANKAANKSDDTVVVMQAAYEAAKKALATTPDLLPVLKEVGVVDSGGQGLTFVYEGFFDALAGNQRAEDDAHQPSVEEMEEMINAEHHKSVQSQLSTEDIKYGYCTEIMVKLGAGRLVDSKFDYDEFRNHLSEIGDSLLVVADEEIVKVHVHTEQPGSVMSYGQHFGSLIKVKVDNMRLQHETILEHDQQEELKEDAVESTDNAGYGIIAIASGNGISNLFKSLGATYVLNGGQTMNPSTQDIVDAIKKVKAQKVIILPNNKNILLAAEQAAKVADIPTKVVASKTIAQGMTALIAFNPAESLDENSANMSDELGSVKSGQITIAVRDTTIEGNVIKKDDYMGIIDGKIELTNPDKVDTAIQMTEKMLDDDSEIVTIIIGQEGTSAEAENIKNAILKIDEDLEIEIHQGDQPVYPYLISVE; this is encoded by the coding sequence TTGAAAGTCACTGAAATAACTGAGACGCATTTTAGAAAGATGGTTGCGGTCAGTTCAAAAAGATTAAGTAATAATGCGGAGTTTATTAATTCTTTAAACGTGTTTCCTGTTCCCGATGGGGATACTGGAACAAATATGAGCCTTTCATTTGTTAGTGGTGCAAAATATGTATCTGAGTCCACGACTGACAATGTAGGTTCTTTAACTGTTGCCTTAGCTAAGGGACTTTTAATGGGTGCTCGCGGAAATTCAGGAGTGATACTATCACAGATATTCCGAGGCTTTTATAAGAGTGCTGAAAAGAAAGCTACTTTGAATGCTACTGATTTGGCAGCAGCTTTGACTGCAGGGGTAGAGACTGCATATAAGGCTGTAATGAAACCTACTGAAGGAACAATTTTAACTGTTGCTCGTGAAGCAGCTAAGGCAGCTAACAAAGCAGCTAACAAGAGCGATGATACTGTTGTAGTAATGCAAGCTGCATATGAAGCTGCTAAAAAGGCTTTGGCAACTACACCTGATTTATTGCCAGTTCTAAAAGAAGTCGGGGTAGTCGATTCTGGTGGACAGGGCCTTACTTTTGTGTATGAAGGCTTTTTTGATGCTCTCGCTGGCAATCAACGCGCTGAAGATGATGCACATCAACCAAGTGTTGAAGAAATGGAAGAAATGATTAATGCTGAGCATCATAAGAGTGTTCAAAGTCAACTCAGCACAGAGGATATCAAGTACGGTTACTGTACTGAAATAATGGTTAAGCTAGGTGCAGGACGTCTAGTTGATTCAAAATTCGATTATGATGAGTTTCGTAATCATTTAAGTGAGATTGGTGATTCGTTATTAGTGGTTGCTGATGAGGAGATTGTCAAGGTACATGTTCACACAGAACAACCAGGAAGTGTTATGTCTTATGGACAACATTTTGGCTCTTTAATCAAGGTTAAAGTTGATAATATGCGTTTACAGCATGAGACAATTTTGGAACATGACCAGCAAGAGGAATTAAAAGAAGATGCGGTAGAAAGTACAGATAATGCAGGATATGGTATTATTGCAATTGCTTCTGGAAACGGCATTTCTAATTTATTTAAAAGTTTAGGTGCTACCTACGTTTTAAATGGTGGTCAAACAATGAATCCAAGTACGCAAGATATTGTTGATGCAATTAAGAAGGTTAAGGCACAAAAAGTTATTATTTTGCCTAATAACAAAAATATTCTTTTGGCTGCAGAACAAGCTGCAAAAGTTGCAGATATACCAACAAAAGTTGTTGCAAGTAAGACAATTGCTCAAGGAATGACGGCCTTAATTGCATTTAATCCTGCAGAAAGTCTAGATGAAAATTCAGCAAATATGAGTGATGAGTTGGGCTCGGTTAAGTCAGGTCAGATTACAATTGCAGTTCGGGATACAACTATCGAAGGAAATGTAATCAAAAAAGATGATTATATGGGAATTATTGACGGGAAAATTGAGTTGACAAATCCAGATAAGGTTGACACAGCTATTCAAATGACAGAGAAGATGCTTGATGATGATAGTGAAATTGTTACAATAATTATTGGTCAAGAAGGTACTTCTGCTGAAGCTGAAAATATCAAAAATGCAATCTTGAAAATTGATGAAGATCTAGAAATCGAAATTCACCAAGGTGATCAACCGGTGTATCCATATTTAATTTCTGTCGAATAA
- the rpmB gene encoding 50S ribosomal protein L28, which translates to MAKDFITGRKTTFGKKRSHALNQTNRSWKPNLQKVRILVDGKPKKVWVSARALKSGKVTRV; encoded by the coding sequence ATGGCAAAAGACTTTATTACTGGCCGTAAAACAACTTTCGGAAAGAAACGTTCACATGCTTTAAACCAAACAAACCGTTCATGGAAACCAAATTTGCAAAAAGTTCGCATCTTGGTTGATGGTAAACCTAAGAAGGTTTGGGTTTCAGCTCGTGCATTGAAATCCGGTAAAGTTACACGTGTTTAA
- a CDS encoding Asp23/Gls24 family envelope stress response protein translates to MAVKIKTQFGNIDINNDVIATVVGGAATEIFGIIGMASKNQIRDNLNEILKRDNYSKGVIVRQEDDGVAVDVYIIVGYGTKISEICRNVQDKVKYNLETMLGITANSVNVFVQGVRVIEE, encoded by the coding sequence ATGGCTGTGAAAATCAAAACGCAATTTGGAAATATTGATATCAATAATGATGTTATTGCGACAGTTGTTGGTGGTGCTGCGACTGAAATATTTGGAATTATCGGAATGGCAAGCAAAAATCAGATTAGGGATAACCTTAATGAAATTTTGAAACGCGATAATTACTCTAAGGGTGTTATTGTGCGTCAAGAAGATGATGGAGTTGCAGTTGATGTGTACATAATTGTAGGTTATGGCACAAAAATTTCGGAAATTTGCCGTAATGTCCAGGATAAAGTTAAATATAATTTGGAAACCATGTTAGGAATAACAGCTAATTCTGTTAATGTTTTTGTACAAGGTGTGCGGGTCATTGAAGAATAA
- the rpe gene encoding ribulose-phosphate 3-epimerase: protein MKIAPSILSADFANLQKDVEITAQAGAEYLHIDIMDGHFVPNLSFGEPILKALRPHSKQIFDCHLMVDNPEDYIAILAEAGADVIGVHYEATPHIYRVLQQIKETGCKAEVVINPGTPVTVLTDLLEVVDAVLIMTVNPGFGGQKFLPGMLSKIKELNRIKKDRKLGFEIEVDGGINDKTIIECQQAGATVAVAGSFVFNSANPSATIQLLHEVTGD, encoded by the coding sequence ATGAAGATTGCTCCTTCAATTTTAAGTGCAGATTTTGCAAATTTACAAAAAGATGTAGAGATAACGGCTCAAGCTGGCGCTGAATATCTGCATATTGACATAATGGATGGTCATTTTGTGCCAAACCTTTCATTTGGTGAGCCAATTCTAAAAGCACTTCGGCCGCATTCAAAACAAATTTTTGATTGTCACTTAATGGTTGATAATCCTGAAGATTATATTGCTATTCTTGCAGAGGCTGGTGCTGATGTAATTGGAGTTCATTATGAAGCGACTCCGCATATTTACCGTGTTTTACAACAAATTAAAGAAACTGGATGTAAAGCAGAAGTTGTAATTAATCCGGGGACGCCAGTGACTGTACTTACAGACTTATTAGAAGTAGTAGATGCAGTATTAATTATGACTGTCAATCCAGGGTTTGGGGGTCAAAAATTTTTGCCGGGAATGCTGTCAAAAATTAAAGAATTAAATCGGATTAAGAAGGATAGGAAGCTTGGTTTTGAAATCGAGGTTGATGGAGGAATCAATGATAAGACAATTATAGAATGTCAACAAGCCGGTGCGACAGTTGCAGTAGCGGGATCATTTGTTTTTAATTCTGCTAATCCGTCTGCAACAATTCAATTACTACATGAAGTGACAGGTGATTAG
- the pknB gene encoding Stk1 family PASTA domain-containing Ser/Thr kinase has protein sequence MKPGYVLSGRYQIVKTLGEGGMANVYLAYDLFLKRDVAVKLMRLDLRDNEAAIRRFRREAISLTELVHSNIVSIYDIGEDNGTQFLVMEYVEGMDLKSYIAQNYPISYDQVVNIMDQVLSAVEEAHAHDIIHRDLKPQNILINADEQVKITDFGIALATSEYSLTQTNTLMGSVHYLSPEQARGSIVTKQSDIYSLGIILFELLTSRVPYEGDTAVSIALKHFQNDMPSVRAFDDQIPQALENVVLKATAKNLAERYQNVSEMKDDIETALSYTRNNEARWKPASSVEDETKVLEPLNVQQIKKNIESDNDKSVSKKDKKPKKKWSKKKKWLVWSLIAAAIIIIIIFISALAMTPKNVAVPALQGMTETEAKTALETKELSIGKIIRRNSTKYDKGQVISSNPAENSSVRENSKIDLIISRGPERGKFGNYEGQAYTKVKKKLENKGVTVVKETKTSSSVAKGEIISQNISGKKKVIWEQTTVKFTVSTGAKATVLRDLTGYTEKSVEDYADELGLVLNIENSSVSDTSTGLVISQEPAANTSVKAGDTLNIVLGSTSSSSSDSESEQSSSSSSSASSSANTFSVNVNIPYQSSSSSTSSSTSSTAGSSSMNTNTVQIYLQDDTHSYSSVYQQFTISADTSVTLPFTLSGSNTGKYKIVRDGQVIAEKTNITS, from the coding sequence TTGAAGCCAGGATATGTACTGAGCGGGCGATATCAGATTGTAAAAACGCTAGGCGAAGGCGGAATGGCGAATGTCTATTTAGCGTATGATTTATTTTTAAAGAGAGATGTTGCAGTTAAATTGATGCGTCTTGATTTACGTGATAATGAAGCGGCAATCAGGCGGTTTAGACGTGAAGCAATTTCATTGACTGAACTTGTCCATTCAAATATTGTCAGTATTTACGATATTGGCGAGGACAACGGAACACAATTTCTTGTAATGGAATATGTTGAAGGTATGGATCTGAAGAGTTATATAGCACAAAACTATCCTATAAGTTATGACCAGGTGGTTAATATTATGGACCAGGTGCTGTCAGCAGTTGAAGAGGCACATGCACATGATATCATTCATCGAGATTTAAAACCGCAAAACATTTTAATTAATGCTGATGAGCAAGTAAAAATTACTGACTTTGGAATAGCACTAGCAACTTCGGAATATTCATTGACACAGACTAATACTTTAATGGGTTCAGTGCATTATCTTTCTCCAGAACAGGCTAGAGGAAGTATAGTTACTAAACAGTCAGACATCTATTCACTGGGAATAATCCTATTTGAATTATTGACAAGCAGGGTTCCATATGAAGGAGACACGGCTGTATCAATAGCTTTGAAACATTTTCAAAATGATATGCCCTCTGTTAGAGCATTCGACGATCAAATTCCGCAAGCCCTTGAAAATGTTGTATTAAAAGCAACTGCAAAGAATCTGGCAGAGCGGTATCAGAATGTTTCAGAGATGAAAGATGACATTGAAACTGCACTTTCATATACTAGAAATAATGAAGCAAGATGGAAACCAGCCAGTTCAGTTGAAGATGAAACCAAGGTCTTAGAACCTTTAAACGTACAACAAATTAAAAAAAATATTGAATCAGATAATGACAAATCTGTTTCTAAGAAAGATAAAAAACCAAAGAAAAAATGGAGTAAAAAGAAAAAATGGCTTGTTTGGTCATTGATTGCTGCTGCAATAATAATAATAATAATATTTATTTCTGCATTGGCAATGACTCCAAAAAATGTGGCAGTTCCGGCTTTGCAAGGAATGACTGAAACAGAAGCTAAAACTGCACTCGAGACTAAAGAGTTATCAATTGGAAAAATTATTAGGCGAAATAGTACAAAATATGATAAAGGGCAAGTTATTTCTTCTAATCCTGCTGAGAACTCAAGTGTACGTGAAAATTCAAAGATTGACTTAATAATTTCGAGAGGTCCTGAAAGAGGTAAATTTGGTAATTATGAGGGGCAAGCATATACAAAGGTGAAGAAGAAACTTGAAAATAAAGGTGTAACAGTTGTTAAGGAAACCAAGACTTCTAGTTCAGTAGCTAAAGGAGAAATTATTAGCCAGAATATTTCAGGTAAAAAGAAGGTAATCTGGGAACAAACAACTGTTAAATTTACTGTTAGTACAGGAGCAAAAGCAACTGTTCTTCGCGATTTGACAGGCTATACGGAAAAAAGTGTTGAAGACTATGCTGATGAGTTAGGACTTGTATTAAATATTGAAAATAGTTCCGTAAGTGATACTAGTACGGGATTAGTGATTTCACAAGAACCAGCTGCAAATACTAGTGTTAAAGCGGGAGATACTTTAAATATTGTGTTAGGTTCAACTTCTAGTAGTTCTTCAGATAGTGAATCCGAACAAAGCAGCAGTTCTTCTAGTAGTGCAAGTAGTTCTGCTAATACCTTTTCTGTAAATGTCAACATTCCTTATCAGTCTTCTTCGAGCAGTACATCTAGTTCTACAAGTTCTACAGCTGGCTCAAGTTCGATGAATACAAATACAGTTCAAATTTATTTACAAGACGATACTCATAGCTATAGCAGTGTTTATCAACAATTTACCATTTCAGCAGATACAAGTGTGACCTTGCCATTTACTCTCAGTGGTTCGAATACTGGAAAGTATAAAATTGTCAGAGATGGTCAAGTCATTGCTGAAAAGACGAATATAACAAGTTAA
- the rsmB gene encoding 16S rRNA (cytosine(967)-C(5))-methyltransferase RsmB: MNEEKKTSRLIAVEILTKIAKNGAYSNLAINQVLKKDQLSRVDANLLTIIVYGVLQNLLLLEFWLEPFVKGKKMDEWVKQLLLMSLYQLKFLDKVPDHAVLNEAIKIAKGKGHDGTRKFVTGVLHAILRKGVYDTAKIEDEITRLSINYSVPVWIVEELKKQVGLEKTVSILSSLNKAPKQAIRVNESKISIEDVKNELIVEGFKVENSRVAAGSLIIEKGHISLTQLFKEGKVMLQDESASLVVESMELSGDELVLDACAAPGGKTMQIADHLTTGMVTALDIHEHKVKLIRENAIKCGFEKKVNSLQLDARKVNEKFELESFNHILVDAPCSGIGLMRRKPEIRYEKSLQDSLNLHKIQVGILDKVANYIKVGGYLTYSTCTILETENGQVIKEFLEAHHEFEQVEVRTKLNLVNPNNSLTIYPDDYESDGFFIARLKRVR; this comes from the coding sequence ATGAATGAAGAAAAGAAAACTTCTAGGTTGATAGCGGTTGAGATACTAACAAAGATTGCCAAAAATGGTGCTTATTCAAATTTAGCAATCAATCAAGTTCTAAAAAAAGATCAGTTATCAAGAGTTGATGCTAATTTACTAACAATTATTGTGTATGGTGTACTTCAAAATCTGTTGTTACTTGAGTTTTGGTTAGAACCTTTTGTCAAGGGAAAAAAGATGGATGAATGGGTGAAACAGTTATTATTAATGTCTTTGTACCAGTTGAAGTTTCTAGATAAGGTTCCAGATCATGCAGTTCTAAATGAGGCAATTAAGATTGCGAAAGGCAAAGGACACGATGGCACAAGAAAATTTGTGACAGGTGTTTTACATGCAATTCTACGTAAAGGTGTTTATGATACTGCTAAAATTGAAGACGAAATCACGCGTTTAAGTATTAACTACAGTGTACCTGTATGGATAGTTGAAGAGTTGAAAAAACAAGTTGGGTTAGAAAAAACAGTTTCAATTCTAAGTTCTTTGAATAAGGCGCCTAAACAAGCAATTAGAGTGAATGAATCAAAAATATCAATTGAAGATGTTAAAAATGAGTTGATTGTTGAAGGCTTTAAAGTCGAAAACAGCCGAGTAGCAGCAGGAAGCTTAATTATAGAAAAGGGGCACATAAGTTTAACTCAGCTTTTTAAAGAAGGAAAAGTTATGTTGCAAGATGAAAGTGCGAGCCTTGTGGTTGAATCTATGGAATTAAGTGGAGATGAATTAGTTTTAGATGCTTGCGCTGCTCCAGGGGGAAAAACGATGCAGATTGCTGATCATCTGACCACGGGAATGGTTACTGCATTGGATATCCATGAACACAAGGTAAAATTGATTAGGGAAAATGCTATTAAGTGTGGCTTTGAGAAAAAAGTTAATTCATTGCAGCTTGATGCTAGGAAAGTCAATGAGAAATTTGAACTTGAAAGTTTCAATCATATATTAGTTGACGCACCGTGTTCTGGAATTGGATTGATGAGAAGAAAACCAGAAATTAGATATGAAAAATCTCTGCAAGATTCGCTAAATCTGCATAAAATCCAAGTAGGAATATTAGATAAGGTTGCAAATTATATTAAAGTTGGTGGATATTTAACTTATAGCACGTGTACGATATTGGAGACTGAAAATGGCCAAGTTATTAAAGAGTTTTTGGAAGCGCACCATGAATTTGAGCAAGTGGAAGTAAGGACAAAATTAAATTTAGTCAATCCAAATAACAGCTTGACGATCTATCCAGATGATTATGAATCTGATGGTTTTTTCATTGCCCGATTAAAGAGAGTAAGATAA
- the recG gene encoding ATP-dependent DNA helicase RecG, whose protein sequence is MAKELSDSVAVLAGVGPKKVQALNKLGINTIEDLLTAYPFRYDDYAARKITEIGDQEKVALKGTVATEPVLSHFGRQKNRLNFKLLVEHDVIMVTFFNQGYLRSKIELGKELTIYGKWNHKRQSLAGMKILADENSNELGGVYRSSKEIKQSQVKKIIEQAYSEYEDVIVDIIPDCLIKKYRLLSRKEIMHGIHFPEDQKSAKLARRSGIFEEFFLFQARMQYIKENENINNGLKIDYELEKLKQFIANLPFELTNSQKKVVNEICHDMHLQRHMNRLLQGDVGSGKTIVAAIIMYAAITAGFQAALMVPTEILAQQHAIKLAQLFEPIGVNVALLTSSTVTRVKQKRELLSNLKKGTINLVVGTHALLQPDIEFANLGLVVTDEQHRFGVGQRQILREKGKSPDVLMMTATPIPRTLALTTYGEMDVSTINELPKGRKIIKTQWLKNKQLASAYEFIERKLNNSSQAYIVSPLIEESEAMDLKNAEEIFDKTTERFGSRYHVGLLHGKMSSDKKENVMTAFKDHKIDVLVATTVIEVGVDVANATVMMILDADRFGLAQLHQLRGRVGRGDKQSYCLLISDPKNEYGIARMQIMTETNNGFVIAQKDLELRGQGDILGNKQSGMPEFKLGDPINDLRILQIAKEEAQQIIGDERFKQKKENEELIKYLNRTLLGTSFD, encoded by the coding sequence TTGGCAAAAGAACTTAGTGATTCAGTTGCAGTTCTTGCAGGTGTTGGTCCCAAAAAAGTTCAAGCACTTAATAAACTTGGTATAAATACTATTGAAGATCTTTTAACGGCTTATCCGTTCAGATATGATGACTATGCGGCACGTAAGATTACGGAAATTGGGGATCAAGAAAAGGTAGCTTTAAAGGGAACCGTTGCTACAGAACCAGTATTGAGTCATTTTGGTCGCCAAAAAAATCGTCTAAATTTTAAACTGTTGGTGGAGCATGATGTTATCATGGTGACTTTTTTTAATCAAGGTTACCTGCGATCCAAGATTGAATTAGGCAAGGAATTAACAATTTATGGTAAATGGAACCACAAGCGACAAAGTTTAGCAGGAATGAAAATATTAGCAGATGAAAATAGTAATGAACTGGGCGGAGTGTACCGTTCTTCGAAAGAGATTAAACAGTCACAGGTAAAAAAAATAATTGAGCAAGCATACAGCGAATATGAAGATGTAATTGTTGATATTATTCCAGATTGTCTAATAAAAAAGTATCGGTTGCTTTCACGAAAAGAAATTATGCATGGGATTCATTTTCCAGAGGACCAAAAGTCTGCGAAACTTGCTCGACGTAGTGGAATATTTGAGGAATTTTTCCTTTTTCAAGCGCGAATGCAGTATATTAAGGAAAATGAGAATATTAATAATGGACTGAAAATCGATTATGAACTTGAAAAACTCAAGCAATTTATAGCAAACCTTCCTTTTGAACTAACAAATTCACAAAAAAAAGTTGTGAATGAAATTTGTCATGATATGCATTTACAAAGACATATGAATAGGTTATTGCAAGGTGATGTTGGTTCGGGAAAAACAATTGTGGCCGCAATAATTATGTATGCTGCTATTACGGCTGGTTTTCAGGCTGCATTGATGGTCCCAACCGAAATATTAGCGCAACAGCATGCTATAAAGCTAGCGCAGTTATTCGAACCTATTGGCGTTAATGTAGCGTTGTTAACAAGTTCTACTGTAACGAGAGTGAAACAAAAGCGTGAATTATTATCTAATTTAAAAAAAGGAACAATTAATCTTGTGGTGGGTACTCACGCGTTACTTCAACCAGATATCGAATTCGCAAATCTTGGTTTAGTGGTAACAGATGAACAACATCGTTTTGGCGTTGGACAGCGACAAATTTTAAGGGAAAAGGGTAAGTCACCAGATGTATTAATGATGACTGCAACCCCAATTCCACGAACGTTGGCGCTGACAACTTATGGAGAAATGGATGTTTCAACAATTAATGAGTTACCCAAAGGACGCAAAATTATTAAAACACAGTGGTTAAAAAATAAGCAATTAGCGAGTGCTTATGAGTTTATTGAACGTAAGTTAAATAATAGTTCTCAAGCATATATAGTTAGTCCGCTAATTGAAGAGTCTGAGGCAATGGATTTAAAAAATGCTGAGGAAATATTCGATAAAACAACTGAACGTTTTGGGTCGAGATATCATGTTGGACTACTTCATGGTAAAATGAGTAGTGATAAAAAAGAGAACGTGATGACTGCTTTTAAAGATCATAAAATAGATGTCTTGGTAGCAACTACAGTGATCGAGGTTGGAGTTGATGTAGCGAATGCAACTGTTATGATGATTCTTGATGCTGATAGATTTGGATTAGCACAATTACATCAGTTACGTGGTAGGGTCGGTCGTGGAGACAAACAGTCCTATTGTCTACTTATTTCTGACCCCAAGAATGAATATGGTATTGCTCGAATGCAGATTATGACAGAAACAAATAATGGATTTGTAATAGCACAAAAAGATTTAGAACTTCGTGGGCAAGGAGACATCCTAGGAAACAAGCAGTCAGGGATGCCTGAGTTTAAATTAGGCGATCCGATAAATGATTTACGGATATTACAGATAGCTAAAGAAGAAGCACAACAAATAATTGGTGATGAACGGTTTAAACAAAAAAAAGAAAATGAAGAACTAATAAAGTATTTGAATCGAACCTTATTAGGAACATCATTTGATTAA
- a CDS encoding thiamine diphosphokinase: MEINLLVGGPVSEWPDELLERNTDKIWVGADRGALRLVKKGIQPAIAIGDFDSSTKEEQDLIRENSKKVYTAKPEKDDTDTELSLKIIFESFQNISRINIFGATGGRIDHLLANLFFVLRKPFYEYADKIYIFDRFNTINFYKPGSYAIQKEKDKKYLAFVPMSGVEKLSLVDEKYRLDEKSFKIPVSLASNEFIGEKGHFSFTTGVVCVIQSKD, encoded by the coding sequence ATGGAAATAAATTTGTTAGTTGGTGGACCCGTTAGTGAGTGGCCAGACGAGTTACTGGAAAGAAATACTGATAAAATCTGGGTTGGTGCAGATCGTGGTGCTTTACGGCTAGTGAAAAAAGGGATTCAACCAGCGATTGCGATTGGTGATTTTGATTCTTCAACAAAAGAGGAACAAGATCTAATCAGGGAAAATAGTAAAAAAGTTTATACTGCAAAACCTGAAAAAGACGATACGGATACAGAACTGTCATTAAAAATCATATTTGAGAGCTTTCAAAATATTAGTAGAATAAATATATTTGGAGCAACTGGTGGTAGGATAGACCATCTTTTGGCTAATTTATTTTTTGTATTAAGAAAACCATTTTATGAATATGCAGATAAGATTTATATTTTTGACCGCTTTAATACTATCAATTTCTATAAACCTGGAAGCTACGCAATTCAAAAAGAAAAAGATAAAAAGTACTTGGCTTTTGTTCCTATGTCTGGTGTTGAAAAATTGAGTTTGGTAGATGAAAAATATCGTTTGGATGAAAAAAGTTTTAAAATTCCAGTTTCTTTGGCGAGTAATGAATTTATTGGTGAAAAGGGCCATTTTAGTTTCACGACCGGAGTAGTGTGTGTAATTCAGAGTAAAGATTAA
- the rsgA gene encoding ribosome small subunit-dependent GTPase A → MLRGQIRQSLSGYYDVAIEGVTYRTRARGNFRKKGEAPLVGDWVEFKAENQNEGYILKIEQRKNELVRPPVANIDYAIVVTACKEPKFSSNLLDRQLVMLEKNGIKPLLFFSKADLLTAEETMRMEQVIAAYQKIYDCQLGALDSDVVLTEKVQQKVIVVMGQTGAGKSTLLNNLKPELALETGEVSKALSRGKHTTRKVTLLPIKNNLIADTPGFSSFDLLEIKKEELARYFPEFQNFAIGCKFRSCIHLNEPDCKVKEAVMNGEIQTSRYENYQQFQEEISKQKIKYRK, encoded by the coding sequence TTGTTAAGAGGTCAAATTCGACAATCGTTGAGTGGGTATTATGATGTTGCGATAGAAGGTGTTACTTATCGAACGCGTGCACGTGGAAACTTTCGGAAAAAAGGTGAAGCCCCACTTGTAGGTGATTGGGTAGAATTTAAGGCTGAAAATCAAAATGAAGGATACATTTTAAAAATAGAGCAAAGAAAAAACGAATTGGTAAGACCACCAGTAGCTAACATTGATTATGCAATTGTCGTAACTGCTTGTAAGGAGCCTAAATTTTCTTCAAATTTGTTGGATCGGCAATTAGTAATGCTTGAAAAAAATGGGATTAAACCACTGCTATTTTTTTCAAAGGCTGATCTCTTAACCGCTGAGGAAACCATGAGAATGGAGCAAGTGATTGCAGCATACCAAAAAATATATGATTGTCAATTAGGAGCCCTCGATTCTGATGTAGTATTGACTGAAAAAGTTCAACAAAAGGTAATTGTTGTAATGGGACAAACAGGTGCGGGAAAGTCAACATTGTTGAATAATCTCAAACCAGAACTTGCATTAGAGACGGGTGAAGTCTCGAAAGCTTTGAGTCGAGGAAAGCATACGACACGAAAAGTAACGCTTCTACCTATTAAAAACAATTTGATTGCTGATACTCCAGGTTTTTCTTCCTTTGACTTATTGGAGATAAAAAAAGAAGAGTTAGCAAGATATTTCCCAGAATTTCAAAATTTTGCGATAGGTTGCAAATTCAGAAGTTGCATTCACTTGAACGAACCAGATTGTAAAGTTAAAGAGGCTGTTATGAATGGAGAAATTCAAACAAGTAGGTATGAGAATTATCAACAATTTCAAGAAGAGATTAGTAAACAAAAAATAAAATATCGAAAATGA
- a CDS encoding Stp1/IreP family PP2C-type Ser/Thr phosphatase, which translates to MNFAYKSDVGEVRPNNEDYVGVFKNAVGVSFAIVADGLGGHNGGDVASEMAVSHLGFRFEETVIDTIDIAAKWLIDEVQRENKLILERSNQYEDLNGMGTTIVCAIFFGNEVLLANIGDSRGYLLRDNELMQITEDHSLVNELLKSGQISSEEARNHPQKNIVTRTLGISENANIDEKIIQMEDNDILLLCSDGLTNMVDDQLIQEVLLDNEPFADKCDKLINLANEAGGNDNVTLLLASPLERRDEH; encoded by the coding sequence ATGAATTTTGCGTATAAGAGTGACGTAGGTGAGGTAAGGCCCAACAACGAAGACTATGTGGGTGTTTTTAAAAATGCTGTTGGGGTAAGTTTTGCAATTGTTGCAGATGGTCTAGGGGGACATAACGGTGGCGATGTTGCTTCGGAAATGGCAGTTTCTCATTTGGGTTTTCGTTTTGAAGAAACTGTAATTGATACGATTGATATTGCTGCAAAGTGGTTGATCGATGAAGTTCAACGAGAAAATAAATTAATTTTAGAACGCTCTAATCAATATGAAGATTTAAATGGTATGGGGACTACGATTGTTTGTGCCATTTTTTTTGGTAATGAAGTACTTTTGGCTAATATCGGCGATAGCAGAGGATATTTATTGCGTGACAACGAGTTGATGCAAATAACGGAAGATCACTCCTTGGTGAATGAGTTATTAAAAAGTGGTCAGATTAGTTCAGAAGAGGCAAGAAATCATCCTCAAAAGAATATTGTTACTAGAACACTCGGAATTTCAGAAAATGCGAATATCGATGAGAAGATTATCCAGATGGAAGATAATGATATTTTATTGCTTTGTTCAGATGGACTTACTAATATGGTGGATGATCAATTAATACAAGAAGTATTGTTAGATAATGAGCCTTTTGCTGATAAATGTGACAAGTTGATAAATTTGGCAAATGAGGCTGGTGGAAATGATAATGTAACACTTTTACTCGCTTCTCCTCTAGAGAGGAGGGATGAGCATTGA